ATGGGAAGAAAATGATAAATTTCTCAAGGCCTATTGTAATTGCAAGGCTGATGATGATGCGAATTTTTCCAAAGTTTGCTGCCAGATTCGGAATAGATATGCTGGATGGAGAGCAAGCCGATTACTTCACACGCTTGTTACAGGAgacgatagaaactcgtgaaaGCAAAGGAATAATTCGGCATGACATGATAGATTTATTACTGCAGGCTCGCAAGGGCAATTTGAAGCACCAGGAGGAGAAGGACGATCAGGAAGGGTTCGCCACTGTTCAAGAGTTCAACGTGGGCAAGGTGGAAATAACGAAGAATATGACGGAAGCGGAAATGATCGCACAGTGTTTGATATTTTTCCTGGGTGGGTTTGAAACGGTGTCTTCCTGTGCCATGTTAACGGCATACGAGTTGGTCCGGAACCCAGAGGTCCAACAGAAGCTTTACGAAGAGATTCTGCAGACCGAACAGGAACTCGGGGGGAAGCCATTAAGTTACGATGCGCTGCAGAAGATGAAATACATGGACATGGTGGTGTCGGAATCTCTGAGAATATGGCCTTTGGCACCAGCTGCGGATCGTTTGTGCACACAGGATTACATCGTCAATGATGGCCTGGGTTCAAAATTCACAATCGATAAGGGAGCGTGCGTTTGGTTTCCTACTGCCGGACTGCATCATGATCCTCAATATTTTCCGAATCCGGAAAAGTTCGACCCAGAGCGGTTCAACGACGACAACAAGAAGAACATCGATCCAGGAACGTATCTTCCATTCGGTATAGGCCCAAGAAACTGCATTGGTTCGCGATTTGCACTAATGGAAGTGAAAGCTTTTATGTATTACATTCTGCATAAGTTTTCATTCGTTAGTGGCCCGAAAACTGAAATACCTCTCCAGCTGCGAAAGGGACTTACTCATTTAGGTGCTGAGAATGGAGTGCACCTTGTGCTGAAGTTGCGGTGAATATATGATTTAATTTGTTTGATAAAATAATACCTTGAGCAGGTTATCATTAAGCTAGATGTACGAGTCCATGGTGGATTCTTATTCAATTTAACTATTGGTTCCTTCGTTcactgataattttttttatatttttggatCCTtcatttctgtgaattttgaatCTGGAGTGAGTTCTTTACTTGTCAGACGAAATATGTACCAGAGCCATAAGAGCGCCTGGTAGTGGGGAGAGCTTTTATTTAAGCTTTCATCCGTTTCAAATTAGTGACATTTGAAATACATGGCATACATAATTAATGTAGACTCTGTAATAAAGTAAGACGTATCACAAAACACCATTCAAAGAACATTGTTTTAGGTGATAAAAACGCTTGTCGACTGTACGAAACAGTACAGAAACCGATATTGTGAGTGACCGCAAAAGTCAGGCGATACATGACGTAAAGTATTGGGGCGAAGGctaggaataggaataggaattcTGGCTTCCCACATAGACGAGATTATGTACTGTATGTATAGCCATTGTGTGGCGCCCGTGGTGAAATCATTGTTCGAACTACATGAAGCTATAGGATCGAGCAAATGTGTCTTAAATCTATACCATTCTTAGCGTTACCCTTATCCCGGTATAAGTGATTACAGCCCTTCGGAATTTGGTCAACTGTTCGGTGACAGTgatagatgatgatgatgatgatactaccatctattgtagcaaaggcacctgccgatagcactggtcatatctgacaaacgatctGATCTTGTTTAtattattgaatgcatttcatcaaactcctgtatgaagggccaaaaatgggtggggtggttccataagcaaagacatTTATGTAATATCCACGGGATaagtagagaatctccttccagttcatcacccaggacctcctccGTCAGTTTTTTGTACTCAGAACTCTTCTGAGGAGCATCCCACTTCAAGGACCCTACTAGAGGCCGCACTCTTACTGGTCTCTAGTAGGGTCCTCCACTCGGACTTTGCTTCCACTACTAGGGCGCATAGCGCCTGCACAGCTATCCTTGCTGTAGTTAACGGGGTTGTCCAGGAACGACATGATCACGTCCAAAACATCCGTGATCACCTCCATCGTCTGGCCACCGCGTTCCTCGTGGTTCGTCATCACCGAATTGATGACTCTGGTCAGGGTGGGCCCGTCCATCTTCACTTTGACCGGCACCTCCTCAGATCCTCCAAGGACTTCTTCTTCGCCTTCCCCCTTCCCCCCGACCTTTGGGGAGTCCTCTCGAGGCCACTGCGTTTAGTGAAAGCATTCTCCTTGCCGACAGTCGCCACTCCTCCATCCTGCGTtacttttgtaatttttgctGATTTACTCATTGCTATTTGGTCCCCCtcgcggctgctgtcgaatcctgctggtgtagtcgccttcacGATCCCATGGTTGTCTCTTGTCTAtacagggaggccatgcgagggttgacactttcgttttcagagccagatcagcgctagtcaggaatCTGAGCCAACTCCCACTCAGCTGGCAACTGAGTGGCAAGATTGTAcggcgtgctacaaggcccgccacagTTTTATaagacggaagacagcctgacCATTAgtccattcgccgtttcaggtgtTGCAGAGCAAACATAAAATACGTGTGGAAGGTTTGGTTGTAAGGAATGGAATGTTTTATTAGGAAAAAATAACAATGTTGGTTTCTAGGCAAACGTTACTAAACACCCGGTATCTTGGATCGCTCGTCCAGCTAACACTTCTCCTCGAGTAGTCCAGATTTCACTCCGGCGTTCGTTCGGTGAGTGGCCAACTTCCTTTTTTGTCGTGGTTTGGTCAGCATATCAGCAATCATAGTTTCTGTAGGGCAATAGATAACATTGATAAGCTTCTTCTTAACCAGATTTTTGACGAATTCGAATTTGGTATCCACATGTTTAGACTCTTCTCTAACTTCTCGGTTTTAAGATGTTGGTACAATTGGTTATCTTCATATAGTATTATTTCAACTACTTCATTGAAATCTAGCATC
The nucleotide sequence above comes from Armigeres subalbatus isolate Guangzhou_Male chromosome 3, GZ_Asu_2, whole genome shotgun sequence. Encoded proteins:
- the LOC134221346 gene encoding probable cytochrome P450 9f2 — protein: MEVNLICAGVLLAIFAYLYRWITRNNDYFHDKPIPSMAVRPILGSTGPLLMRKVVFQDFIRQIYNKYPGVKVFGTFDTITPFFVIRDPELIKQIGIKDFNHFVDHRPIFGHDDDEHAEHPQALFIKTLVAKNGQRWKEMRAILSPAFTGSKMRQMFSLVGECCDGMVNHYLDLAKATERVEVEMKDMMSRISINVIASCAFGIKVNCFKEQEHEFVYHGKKMINFSRPIVIARLMMMRIFPKFAARFGIDMLDGEQADYFTRLLQETIETRESKGIIRHDMIDLLLQARKGNLKHQEEKDDQEGFATVQEFNVGKVEITKNMTEAEMIAQCLIFFLGGFETVSSCAMLTAYELVRNPEVQQKLYEEILQTEQELGGKPLSYDALQKMKYMDMVVSESLRIWPLAPAADRLCTQDYIVNDGLGSKFTIDKGACVWFPTAGLHHDPQYFPNPEKFDPERFNDDNKKNIDPGTYLPFGIGPRNCIGSRFALMEVKAFMYYILHKFSFVSGPKTEIPLQLRKGLTHLGAENGVHLVLKLR